In Coturnix japonica isolate 7356 chromosome 9, Coturnix japonica 2.1, whole genome shotgun sequence, a single window of DNA contains:
- the CHST2 gene encoding LOW QUALITY PROTEIN: carbohydrate sulfotransferase 2 (The sequence of the model RefSeq protein was modified relative to this genomic sequence to represent the inferred CDS: inserted 4 bases in 3 codons; deleted 3 bases in 2 codons; substituted 3 bases at 3 genomic stop codons), with product MPAFIPPVPALYLLHRAAAAACSARRGFWTTRRAEAELHXLPLNLSFPFLPPCRGAWKELRGRRFPCSRVRRGRPGTAAVSWWDGRRCGDRADGASRSARCGXLRRPRPMGARGGAPPFRTAPPRPLGXAAGAPPARGGDALLCAALXCAAMXCAAMRCSVPARAPRGGAERGVASLRRPRPRGDGGAEEARAAARLALSRAARGGGGRGAVAAAAPCGPGAGDRPGVGAGGGAPXCPPRAPGRRGAEQQLAPPPPPPSMKVCRRKALALCLGYALLLLLAALNLLEYKWRREPRRCGEPPAVPRQRPPPPPAGSGAPQQGGRRQLVYVFTTWRSGSSFFGELFNQNPEVFFLYEPVWHVWQKLYPGDAVSLQGAARDMLSSLYRCDLSVFQLYSTAGAGKNLTTLGIFGAATNKVICSSPLCPAYRKEVVGMVDDRVCKKCPPQRLSRFQEECHKYRTLVIKGVRVFDLAVLAPLMRDPTLDLKVIHLVRDPRAVASSRIKSRHGLIRESLQVVRSRDPRIHRMPFLDAGHKLGGKKDGGGGSDYHALGAMEVICSSMAKTLQTALHPPDWLRGNYMAVRYEDLVMEPIKTLRQVYGFVNLAVSPEMEKFTLNMTSGPGYSSKPFVVSARNATQALSAWRTALSFQQIKQVEEYCQQPMAMLGYERVSSPEEVKDLSRTLLRKPRL from the exons ATGCCAGCCTTTATCCCTCCGGTTCCAGCGCTGTACCTCCTGCACCGTGCCGCAGCCGCAGCCTGCTCCGCTCGGAGGGGGTTTTGGACTACACGGAGGGCAGAGGCAGAACTGC GTCTCCCGCTCAACCTTTCCTTCCCGTTCCTCCCCCCGTGTCGCGGAGCTTGGAAAGAACTTCGGGGCCGCCGCTTTCCGTGCAGCCGGGTCCGGCGGGGCCGCCCCGGTACCGCAGCCGTGAGCTGGTGGGATGGCAGGCGCTGCGGGGACAGAGCCGATGGAGCATCCCGCTCCGCACGGTGCG CACTGCGGCGGCCGCGGCCAATGGGGGCGCGGGGCGGAGCGCCGCCATTCCGGACCGCACCTCCGAGGCCGCTCGG GGCGGCCGGGGCTCCCCCCGCTCGGGGCGGGGACGCGCTGCTCTGCGCTGCGCTGTGATGCGCTGCGATGTGATGCGCTGCGATGCGCTGCTCGGTCCCCGCCCGC GCGCcgcggggcggagcggagcgcggTGTCGCCTCGCTCCGGCGGCCGCGGCCGCGCGGCGATGGCGGCGCGGAAGAAGCGCGTGCGGCCGCGCGGCTGGCGCTAAGTAgggcagcgcggggcgggggcggccgaGGGGCCGTGGCGGCGGCTGCGCCATGCGGGCCGGGCGCGGGG GACCGGCCGGGAGTCGGCGCCGGGGGCGGTGCGCCCTGATGCCCGCCGCGGGCCCCGGGGCGCCGGGGCGCTGAGCAACAGTtggccccgccgccgccgccgcccagCATGAAAGTGTGCCGGCGGAAAGCGCTGGCGCTGTGCCTGGGCTACGCgctcctgctgctcctcgcCGCCCTCAACCTGCTGGAGTACAAGTGGCGAAGGGAGCCGCGGCGCTGCGGGGAGCCCCCGGCCGTCCCCCGGCAGCGGCCACCTCCGCCGCCGGCCGGGAGCGGAGCTCCGCAGCAGGGCGGGCGGCGGCAGCTGGTTTACGTGTTCACCACCTGGCGCTCCGGGTCGTCCTTCTTCGGGGAGCTCTTCAACCAGAACCCCGAGGTGTTCTTTCTCTACGAGCCCGTGTGGCACGTCTGGCAGAAGCTGTACCCCGGGGACGCCGTCTCGCTGCAGGGGGCGGCCCGCGACATGCTGAGCTCCCTGTACCGCTGCGACCTCTCCGTGTTCCAGCTGTACAGCACGGCGGGCGCCGGGAAGAACCTGACCACGCTGGGCATCTTCGGGGCGGCCACCAACAAGGTGATCTGCTCGTCGCCCCTGTGCCCGGCCTACCGCAAGGaggtggtgggcatggtggaCGACCGCGTGTGCAAGAAGTGTCCCCCGCAGCGCCTCAGCCGCTTCCAGGAGGAGTGCCACAAGTACCGCACGCTGGTCATCAAGGGCGTGCGCGTCTTCGACCTGGCCGTCCTCGCCCCGCTCATGCGGGACCCCACCCTGGACCTCAAAGTCATTCACCTGGTGCGGGACCCGCGGGCGGTCGCCAGCTCCCGCATCAAATCCCGACACGGCCTCATCCGGGAGAGCCTGCAGGTGGTGAGGAGCCGCGACCCCCGCATCCACCGCATGCCCTTCCTCGATGCCGGCCACAAGTTGGGTGGGAAGAAGGACGGCGGGGGTGGTTCGGACTATCATGCCCTGGGCGCCATGGAGGTCATCTGTAGCAGCATGGCCAAGACCCTGCAGACCGCCCTGCACCCCCCCGACTGGCTGCGGGGTAACTACATGGCCGTGCGCTACGAGGACCTGGTGATGGAGCCCATCAAGACCCTGCGGCAGGTGTACGGCTTCGTTAACCTGGCGGTCAGCCCGGAGATGGAGAAGTTCACCCTCAACATGACCAGTGGCCCCGGCTACTCCTCCAAACCCTTCGTGGTATCGGCCCGGAATGCCACCCAGGCACTGAGCGCCTGGAGGACTGCGCTCAGCTTCCAGCAGATCAAGCAGGTGGAGGAGTACTGCCAGCAGCCCATGGCCATGCTGGGCTACGAGCGGGTCAGCAGCCCCGAGGAGGTGAAGGACCTAAGCAGAACGTTGCTCAGGAAGCCCCGGCTGTGA